Genomic window (Capsicum annuum cultivar UCD-10X-F1 chromosome 10, UCD10Xv1.1, whole genome shotgun sequence):
tctaagtaaGATTCTGGCTTGAGTCGGTAATATTCTTAggacatatggtgtctaaggatgggattatgatAGATCTAaggaagattgaggctattcgtgattaGGCCAGGCCTACATCTTCGTTCGAGGTTTGTATGTACATTAGGTTGATAGGTTACTATAGGTgatttattgagggtttttctacTATTATAGCATTGATGAGTAAATTGACttagaaggaggttcctttttgtTAGTCTAAGGAGTGGGAGttaagctttggaaagctcaagagATTTCTCACCTCAGTTCCTATATTGGCTTTCTTGTTGAGGGTAAGGATTCACGTATACTGTGATTCTTTAggtattggtttgggttgtttATTAATCCAGCAGGGTCAAGTTATAGCTTATGCATTAACCATTTGAAGATGCACGAGCAcgactaccctactcatgacttagagttggctaatagtttttgtgcttaagatttggaggcattatctttatggtgtgcattgtgagatatTCAAAAATCAACATAGTCTTTAGTATCTTATGCCCCAGAAAGAGTTTAATTTTAGGCAGTGtatatggatggagttgcttaagtattatgacatctctatcttATATCATTCGAACAAGGTGAATGTGATAGTAGACATTTTGAGCCAAAAGGGGAAGAGTAGGGTAGCTTGGCTTCTATCTCAATTTCTTAGAGGCTCTTGGCATGGGACATCTGGTCCTTATCCAACTTGATAGTGTGACTTGATATTTTTGATCCTGGAAGGATTATTCTAGCATTAAGGTGAGTTTACTttatttgagcagattcagaGTCGTCGGTTTAAGGATATGAGACTTTGCATCATCGATGATTAGGTGTTGAGTAGTGAGTCAaagagggataccatagattCTAAGGGCGTCCTAATACTTGATGGTCACATATGCATTTTGAGGGTAAGGGATTTGATTCAGTTAATTTTTTGTAAGGCTCACAGcttcagatattctattcacccgaGTACAGCTAAGATATAGAGAGATTTGAGGCATGcattattggtggaatggtattaaaatatatatagtttgtatctcATTACCTAAGTTGTCAACTGGTGGAGGCCAAGCATTAGAGATCTGGTGGCTTGATCCAGACATTTGCCCATTCTCGTATGGAATGGGAGTGGATCACTATGAACTTTATTAATAGGTTGCCTTGTACTTACTATAGTTTTGATGGTATTTAAGTCATTGTGGATTGGTTTACCAAATTGttacattttattcctattcatatCACTTACTGTGCTGAGAGGTTAGCGTGTATCTATGTTTGTGATATAGTTTATTTACATAGTGTCCATTTCATACCGAGGCTCAGTGTTCACGTATAGCCtttggagagattttcaggaggatttgggtactcaggtgaatcGTGGCACAGCATTCCACCCTTAAAATAATGGGCAGTCAGAGTAAACTATTCATGTTCTTGAGGATATACTTCGAGCCtgtattatggattttggagTTAGTAGGAGCAGCACGTATCTTTGTCAGAGTTTgagtataataatagctaccattcaagtattaAGATAGAACCGTTTGAGGCCTAATATGATAGACAATTTCACTCTCTAATTGGTTTGTTCAAGACTTTTGATATTAAACCACATGGTAATGAGGTTCGGTAGGAAGGGCAAGCTCAGCCCTAGATACGTTAGACCCTTTGAGATGCTTCACACAGTTGGAGAGGTGGCATTTGAGTTAGACATTTCCCAAGACTTTGTTATTAttaatctagttttccatgtctcagTGTTTTGGTGATACATTATAGATGTATCTCATGTGCTCAGATTGGACTcaattcagttagatgagtgACTAACTTTGTAGAGGAGATTGTGCACATTTTAGCAAATAAGGtctgatgtgtgagctaatgctagcACATTAGAGGATTTTtactaagaataattgcgaagtcttaagcaacttttatcatttttgattggtttatgtttgattttgtagtacaATCTAATATGATAGataaccaacaagaatggaagcaaagaagttgaaagcAAAAGTAGATAGAGGCAAaagtgtggctgacaacatttctaataagtcatcacccttgtgataagctatcagatttaTTGTCAgccatagacagagaattggcctaagattAAAACATGTCACAACATTTTGTGATAGTACATAAAggatctgataagccgtcaagaatgtcatcaaccTAAGACAGCACATAAGAACTGAATAAGAGACTTGACAATATTttatgataggtcatcaaggagctgatagtgAATCACTTTTTGTCATTAGCAGTACGAAGAAAGTACCAAAGGTATAAAcaaagctgacgacatttatgataagtcgccAGCCTCCTAATAGGCTATCATAAATAGCATTACCTAAttcaaagaatttttgaattttattattttgtttccataattagggtgaactgtttaaagccttgtttagggttttcttaggatTTCCAGACCTTGAGTTTTGAGCAatatactttgatttatttttatctttaacttCTTGGCTTGAGAAACCAATTAATTTGAAGAGATTAGattcattattttaggatttcctttgtgatttaattGAGAATccctagtttctattcatcttgtggtaaatttagctttcaaagcatgaattcatctaggtgtttcgattattacgtcatgagcggataaattcctttaacttgaattaacgaatctagggttaggtcttgataaggtgttgagtgttcaagattcgaaatGTGGTAGGACTCCTTCatgattctgatgttttaattactgtctgttggttgcaaacaatagataccacctattttgattttcttgagaaagaaatcaaatatagtaggaagtcgATTATCAATAGAGACTTGAaaatactccgtttaataatcagtgttgtaacaaggttggttaacctgaggtaaaatctgggcaatgAATAtcaattccctaagtctgagaggattaggtaattaaatgcttaggtaggttgagagacatctaagcataactttgataaagataacttgttgtcctacctaccgtgagaatcttgaacaactagtagcatctgtcaagtcccaaaagccctagtgaacataattttggtttatcataaactcttgattacgaacactgaatctaaagtaaccaacaaatacttgttaaactaaaaacccccttttctggaaacatccaactatcagttgattaaatctcAAACGACTTACGTTTACACCATATTCcgtatgggattcgaccccaacctagttgggttttatattgacaacgatcgcttacattcttattagagaggtatagtttaagtgttatcaaaaatggcaccgttgtctaggaatacagttgtaaactgaagtttgtgtgtgctaattgatggttagttaagtttcctagttttatgtttatttgttgtttttgtttattgtaggatATTTATAGTGTATGACAAGAACCAGAAATTTCGGTGAAATATTATTACCACCTAATTTGGAACCGCAATGAATtagaagaatggcagaacagcaagaggctAACAGATTAGCAGCCTTAGatagagctcaggtgaatatgCAGAATGTCGGTTAACAAGCACGACATTAAAATCCTAAGAATGAAGATTTAGAAGATAAGGAGTTGTTGAATCCTGAtaacccaaggcatgcagagCAGATAGCTGCACCAGTACGGGATAATGTTAACAGAAACCGTCCATTCCAAGAAAGACAAGAGTACCAGCTGCTCCAGTATGATCTCAATGATGGTGAGGATGGAATGCATAGAGCAGGTGCAACGGATGAAATCATTCCTCCATCGTTGGCACCTAGAGGTAAATTCAACATTACTAGTATtatgatccaactcctcaatctgaaggggttatttggtggccttcctggggataaAACGAACCTTAATctagtgaattttgtcaccatatGTAAATCTTTTAATAACCTAGGAGTGGTCCAAAATTCTATTCGGTTGAGATTATTctcgttgtctctgtctggagaggaaACTTTATGGATAAATaagctgacacccgattctataaccaactagaggcaattgaaaggagatttcctagaaaggttctttccgttTTCTAGGAGGTTACAATTGAGGgacgagatcagcaactttaggaaGCTTCtgactgaagccttgcatgaaacctaggaaagatttaagaagaagctgacactGTGTCTGAACTATAACATTAcggacatacatttgatggagactttatacagggctattaactctattacaaagccaattgtagacaatGCTACTAatggttcgtttgttgatcttacattcccagaggcttcagagatgctggacagaatgaccaaacagagtcaaGCATGGCAAACCAAAGACTCTGTGGTGGCCAGCCCCACTGCTTCTGTGGGTATTACTGCGGAACAACGCAGACTAAAAAATGACGAAGACATGGCTTACCttaaaacacagatggactttctaaccaagcacttgctatcaagaaagattaaaaaagtgaaagttgTGGGATCTCAGGATAGGATTGAGGCTGATGCAGatgaagaggcaaactatgttaataattaggGGGGTTTTCGAGGAAATACCAAGGGAATTAAGGTCGGAACTTTTATGATAAGCTTGGTTTTAAAGATAGTGAGCACAGAAATTAGAGTAATAACAATGACAAGAGCGGGCTATATGTTCCTTTTGGAAATCATGAGGCTACTTCAACAAGTtctggaaagatgtccatggaggacatgatagcTAACTTATTGAAGGGAGTAGAGGCGACCAACTCTGGTATAACCACTAGAAGACTGATCTAACATCCATCAatcagttggtgcactcacactccaccgcaatcaaacagttggagcagcagataagCCAACTCTCTGCAGCATACAACCAGAGAAAAAGCAGAATGTTACCAAATGATACTGTCCAGAATCCATAGAATAATGGCTCATACATGgatattaccactagaagtggtaagatattacctggcccttctgtagGCAAACCtatagttgatgaggtagttgatTTTAAACCAGAAGAAAATAGTCCAGTGGAGTTTAAAAAGCTGGATAATTCTAACGATGCTCCAAAAAGAGGTAAAGAGGAGGAGAAAGAGGTGGTGCTGAAAaatatcccaagaccaccacctctcaTTCcttaatgattaaagaagaaaactgatgatgcaaaattcaataaattcatGGCAGtactcaagcaattgacaataaatgtgccctTGGTTGAGGCACCTGATAAAAttccaggatatgcaaaattcatgaaggaccttataACTAAGAAAAGAGTGGTGACCTATGAAATAAAAGGTAATATCCATCATTGTAGCAttatttctacaaggaccttggtgcagaagaagccaGACCTAGGCTCATTCACTATTCCCTACACAATTGGGACTATGGAATTTgccaaggcattatgtgatctgggatcaagcattaatttgatgccgctagcTGTTTATAGAAAGTTGGGATTGGGAAATCCTACACCCACTAACATGCAACTCGTGATGGCGACTAGGTCAGTAAAGCGATCTATTAGCATTTTTTATGATATGTTGGTGAAGGTGTCCAACTTCATATTCCCTATAGACTTCATTATtctagattgcgaggtggacttcaaGGCGCCTATAATCTTGGGTCAAATTTTCCTCGCAACCAGAATTGTATTAATTGATTTGAGAgttaatgagctcttatttaggatgaatgataAAGTGGTACAGTTTGATGTGtgtaaatcaatgaagcagcatgAATAAATGAGTGTGTTCCCAGTAGTGGATGTGTATTAAAAGGATGAACAGGAGGTGTCAATAGCTGAGCAACCTGTTGTCGAACCTTTTGCCATAGTTATGATGAATTTTAATAGTAAAGGCATcgaggagtatgaagagactatTTGTGCTTTGGTAGGAATGGGTTCGTATTATTATGCCGctaaaaagatagatcttgatcttgctaatcgaccaacaccaccagccaagccatctattaaGAAGCCACTGATGTTAGAATTGAAAGAACTACCTGGGTACTTACGGTATGTGTTTTTGGGCAACAGGAACatgctacctgttattattgtgACTGATTTAGGTAAGAAATAGGTAAAcacacttatttcagtacttcagaggtACAAGAGATCTATAGGATGGAccatcgcagatattattggcattccctcTGGCATCTGCATGCATAAGATTCAACTTGAGGAAGAATGTAatccaaccatagagcatcagGGCTGTcgtaacccaccaatgcaagaggtagttaagaaggaaattattaagtggttagatacAGGAGTGGTGTACCCTATTTCTAATAGAAAATGGGTGAGCCCATCTCAATGCGTTcccaaaaaagggggcataaCTATGGttgcaaataaaaataatgagttgaTTCTACTCAGgcctgtgactgggtggagaTTTTGCATGGACAATCGCAACCTGAATTCATGGACTCTGAAATACCACTTCCCGATGCCCTTTAtagaccaaatgcttgatcgattggctagaagggggtggtattgcttcttggatggttattcagGATACAACCAATTCTGTATTACTcctgaagattaggagaagacaACATTCACATGTCCATATAGCACCTTTGCGTTTAAGAGGATGCAATTTGGACTATGCAATGCAACCGCCACTTTTcaatggtgtatgatgtctatcttctcagatatggtggaggacaccatagaggtattcatggataatttttctgtggtaggagattcatttgagatGTGTTTAGCGAACCTGAGTATAGCCTTGTAACGATGTGTttaattcaatttggtgcttaactaggaaaaatgtcattttatgtaAAGAAGGGCATCGTTCTCAGgcacaaaattttagaaaaagaaatagaagttgATCAAGAAAAGGtagaagttattgagaaactaccacctcccatttcaatGAAAGGAGTGCATATttttcttggacatgctggcttttattggggatttataaaagacttctcgaaggttgcaaatccactttgcaaacttttggagaaaaaagtgaaatttttctTCGATGATGAGTGCTTGAAGGAATCTGAaggccttaaaaagaagctggttgaggcccctattattGTTAGACCAGACTGGTTAAAaccgtttgagatcatgtgtgatgatagtggtgttgcccttggagctgtattgggacaaaagagggacaaactatttcatccgatatattatgccagcaaagcaatGAATGGAGTGCAAAATAATTACACCATCATTGAAAAGGAACTTCTGGCgatagtgtatgcttttgagaagttcaggGCTTATCTGTTTGGGACCAAAGGGGTGGTCCACACTAACCATgcagccttgaggtatttgatggcaaagaaggatgcaaaaccaaggctaaTTAGATGGGTCCtgctgctacaagaatttgactttgaggtcaaagataaGAAAGGTTGTGAAAATCAAAAtgcagatcatctgtctagaatggaaggtgaacaggTAATTAGTGGTGAAATAAAGATAAATGATGAATTCCCAgatgaggagatcttggctgCTGTTGTGGAACAattgccttggtatgctgatcatgcaaattatgttgtgagtaaGGTTATCCCAGAAAATCTtcctttccatcaaagaaagaaattcttgcataatgtgacacattacttctgggatgagccgtatctttttcggcgatgtgtggataatattataaggagatgtgtgccaAAAGTGGATGTATTGGGAATATTAGAAgtatgtcatgcttccccagttggaggtcaccatgcaggtgatcgaacGTATTGAAAGGAGTTGCAGAGCAGttactattggccaacattgttcaaggatgcccatGAGTTTGTGCTTAAATGTGACCAAagtcagaggcaggggtcaatctccaaaaggCATGAGATTTCTTTGACTAAGATGattgaagtggaattgtttgatgtatggggcatcaatttcatggACCCTTTTGTAAGCTTgtatgggatgaagtacattTTGGTTGTTGTCGACTATGTCTCGAAATGGGTCGAAGCAGTTGCCTTGTCTGacaatgaaggaaagagagttatttcttttctcaaaaagaatatcttttcttactttggagtaccacgcactattataagcgatggaggatcatatttttgcaacaaagtgttttgAACAGCCTTAGCAAAATATAgggtgaaacagcatagagtagccactccatatcatCCACAAAcaagtgggcaagtggaggtctCAAATCTAGAGATTAAAGTCATCCTAGTAAAAATAGTGAATGCTAGCTAGAAAGATTGGTCTTGAAATCTTGATGATTCCTTGTGGGCATATCggactactttcaagacacccTTTGGCATGTTACCATTTCaactggtctatggaaaagcttgccaCCTACAAAAAGAGTTGGAGCACAaagccttatgggcactcaaaagacTGAATTTGAGCTGGAAGGAGgcagaagagctaagactgggacaactgaatgagatggatgaatttcatcTCAGGACATATGAACGAGCGgacctatataaagaaaatatgaaaaagtaccatgactgGAGGATAGAGAAATGAGACTTCCAAAAAAGTGgtttggtgcttctgttcaattccatacttaaactgttcccaggtaagcttaaatccaagtgaTCAAGCCTGTTTAGATTTAGTCcagtctactcatctagagtggtagaacttgaaaataaagacggTAGCACTTTCAAGGTGAATAGGCAACGAGTCAAGCTTTACATTGGTCCGAAAGAATCGATGAAAAGTATCACTAACATCTGTTTCGATGATGTCtaaagtaatcgagataactgagtcgtgtCGCGATATTAGATCAGGCGCTGCATTAGAGGCAAACCATGACCCCCGGTGttgatccattccaggtatactctaactctaagtttagattttctttgattttaagttgaaggtgtaaggtaaatttgttgttgtaaaattttgtagtcaactaggagaaatacttatacttgaggcagttgaattgtttttgtgatttttgtatacCTCTTCAAGTGGTCGACTACATTAAACTGAGTGATTTGCATTAAAGTGTGACCACCGTGCATCTTTGTATGTCATTAtttctagtaacataataatcattgcaAAATagttgcatgaactgaatgagtcATAGCTTGTGATTTACTTGTGTGCCATATATGTATGAGCAACTACTTAGTTCCCTCGGTGTGATCAaaccagaacttgcccggttagtcttacctaggttgaaggatagagtttaggaaaggatcataggtcattttgatattagctcactttagcctaaacaACCTTCCCTCTAAatataatatctcttgatccctattttgagcctaattagcccatttctttttatgacacctatcattttcccatttagatcacaatgaacctgttttggccctggtcctccttggacactttgcaccttgacttaggcaaatggcctacgTTGAGggtagatatcataggggtgtgtgatatagaatgagtatgaagaaaggtagcataaaagaaaagaatgaacaGCTGGGTGCaaaggaaaagagcaagaaaaagaaaaattttgaaaaaaattaagtaatttagaaaagactgcacccatgatagaaaattttatcatttttgattggtttatgtttgattttgtattataagctaatatgatagagaaataacaagaatggaagaaaagaagttgaaataAGAAGTAGATAGAGGAAAAAGTGTGGCTAACAACATTTCTGATGAGTCATCacccttgtgataagctatcagattcaTTGTCAGACATAGACAGAAAATTGGCCTAAGGTTGGaagctgtgatgacattttgtgataggtcgtcaaggatctaataagctgtcaagaatgtcgtcaacCTAAGACAGCACATCAGAACTAAAAAAGACacttgacgacattttgtgataggtcatcaaggagctgatagggcatcACTTTTTGTCATCAGCGGTAGTCAGAAAGTACTAAAAACATAAAGGAAGATGAtgaaatttgtgataagtcgtcagcctcctgataggctatcataaatggcgtcacctaatccaaagaatttctaaattttattattttgtatccaTAATtaggtaaactatttaaagccttgtttagggttttcttaggagttccaaaccttgagttttgagcaatatactttgatttatttttctctttaacttcttgcttgagaaagcaattactttgaaaagattatatttaatattttgggatttcctttgtgatttaatctgagaatccctagtttctattcatcttgtggtaagtttatctttcaaagcatgaattcatctaggtATTTCGATTATTAcgtcatgagtggctaaattcctttaacctgaattatcggatctagggttaggtcttgataaggtgttgcgtgttcaagattcgaatggtggtaggactccttgatgattctgatgttttaattattttctgttggttgcaaattaTAAACACCACCTGCTTTGATTTAATTGAGAAAGAAACCAAATATACTAGGAAGttaattatcaacagggacttggaaatactccatttaataatcagcgttgtaacaaggttggttaacctgaggtaaaatctgggcagtgaatatcaATTCCCTAAGTCTAAGAGGATTAGGTACTTAAATGCTTAGGTAgctcgagagacatttaagcataactttgaCAAACATAACTttttgtcctacctaccgtgagaatatTGAACCAGTAGAagcatctatcaagtaccaaaagctgtagtgaacataattttggtttatcataaactcttgattacgaacactgaatCTAAAGTAACCAATAAtttcttgttaaactaaaaaaacCCCTTTTCTGGAAATATCCAACTATCATTTGATTAAATCAAAAAtgacttacgttcacaccatattccgtatgggattcgaccccaacctagttgggttttatattgacaacgatcgcttacattctcattagagaagtgtagtttgagcgttatcaaggtCAGGTGGTTGCGCTTTACAGAGATTCAgtgttaaggttctatggaggcaTCACCCAGtaaaagaggctacttgggagatcaagagcAACATGTACACCCTATGTCCTCACCTGTTTGAGGATTCAAGTGCATCCTAACCCTTCACTTTTGCGGATGAAAGTACTTTTAgaagtggatattgtaatgacccttcaagatattttctatatttccactcattttcaccatttagagctttcttgtAGCTAccataagtcatttatgacttgctggagctgacaGTCTAGTTATcagcagttcatttggtttttagagccaattctatTTTGAAGTCTCTACTAGTTTAAATTGGCTATCGGGTGAAAACATAAGTAGAATGACCTTGTATTCCAATTCTTATTATCCCGAAATCAATataacatcaattttaggctaggtggacctttgttTTATGTCCTCAAGCTTCTAAACTTATTTCGAGCTATAGGCTAGAAGTTAAGGAAAATGGCACGTAGGTGTGAGACCCACTTTTTATCggaacaacctcagatggaaattttgactacgTTAAGTCTGGAACATCTAATTTGATAGGatttcatagtttgtttgcacaTATAGGATTTTGAAAGAATCCAGAGGGGTCAGTGAAGACTCTGGATAATTTTAGGTCTCCAACTAGTGCAGCCAGTTGGTGCTCCCTCTTAAGAAACATTTGGGTCTCTTCAGCGACTAGGCTTGGACCACTGGTATCGCTTAAGCAGGGAATTTATTGCATAAGTAAGTGCCACTTAAGTGATGCCAAGGTCTCTTAAGCAACATATGGCGATGTCACCAGTATTGGAAAAAAGACACCTGGTCGCCAAATTGAGTCATCTTAAGAGACCCGGTGTCCACTTAAGTGACATTTAATCACCTAGGAACCCTATAAATACCCAACTTATCCTAATATCTcatatttttcacccattttcaaGTGTATAGAACCCTAAAAAGTAAGAAACATGGGAGAATCATTGGAGGTTTATTGTGGAATGTTTATGAACTTAAATTACATGCTTCTTTCTGAATTCTTGGTAAGATttcattaatttcatgatttaaatccTTTATCATTTTCCAAAATTCCTAAAATATTGGTGGGTTTATTGTAATACCATTTGATCTCAAAATTTACCCATTGTTGAGGCTATATGCTCCTTGATCATAGAAGTACGCATTGATGGTTTTGAAAGTGCAATTCCACAAGAgggccccacatgggatttttacataattttagaccAAAGCATAAAAGTGAAATATGGGTACctttgttctcattttgatgagtaaaatgtgattttgatagtttcaCATCCTGCAGAATCTCATGGGAAGGAAAATTTATCGAATTAGCAATTTCACCGGGCATTCTTTGATgtcaggtaggctaggtttacccttcttgtagattgatattaatctaattatatttataatattgtgtTACATATGGGTTGAGAATCAACATTGAAGGTATAATTACCATAAATTGGGACTTTGATCTTATTAAGTAACCGTAAATTAGGCGTAATTGTCTTAGTTGCTCATGCCTAGATTAGAAATGCCATCATATGGCCTAATATGACTCATTCaatatctaaaagtggatttatacACCTTAACCTAATCTGGTGTAGAATTTTCTTGAAAGTGGATTTTGAGGAAATAGGCCCCTTTGtcctaccttaggccaagattattattattattaccttCTCATAATTTAATAGGTGGATCGCATCCTTGTTATTGTATATTTGGTAGCTTGAAATAGTGGTTACATAGTTATTACGCTATTTTGGTGATTGTAAGTTTGTACGAGTTTCGGGTCAAGTATGGTATTTGATTATATTAGTTTCGATTCAAGTCTGATATTTGACTATATGAGTTTTATTTCAAGTCCAacaaatgatgatgatgttgatgatatgagtttcagtTCGAGTCTGGCATTGAGAGGTATTGATGATGTGTTATGACAAGGATGGATTCATGGTTATGGATTGATGTTCGATAAACTTAGTATAATTTTGGTTACTCATTATCTTGGAATACaccctctaggcttatggggccccgcattgggttatttacttctCCACACTT
Coding sequences:
- the LOC124887739 gene encoding uncharacterized protein LOC124887739, with the protein product MAVLKQLTINVPLVEAPDKIPGYAKFMKDLITKKRVVTYEIKGNIHHCSIISTRTLVQKKPDLGSFTIPYTIGTMEFAKALCDLGSSINLMPLAVYRKLGLGNPTPTNMQLVMATRSVKRSISIFYDMLVKVSNFIFPIDFIILDCEVDFKAPIILGQIFLATRIVLIDLRVNELLFRMNDKVVQFDVCKSMKQHE